Proteins from a single region of Streptomyces sp. HUAS 15-9:
- a CDS encoding DUF6104 family protein, with protein MYFTDRGIEELEKRRGEEEVTFEWLAEQLRTFVDLNPDFEVPVERLATWLARLDDEDDE; from the coding sequence ATGTACTTCACCGACCGAGGCATCGAGGAACTGGAGAAGCGGCGCGGCGAGGAGGAGGTCACCTTCGAGTGGCTCGCCGAGCAGCTCCGTACGTTCGTCGATCTGAACCCCGACTTCGAGGTCCCGGTGGAGCGCCTGGCGACGTGGCTGGCCCGCCTGGACGACGAGGACGACGAGTAG